A section of the Salvelinus alpinus chromosome 36, SLU_Salpinus.1, whole genome shotgun sequence genome encodes:
- the LOC139565080 gene encoding xylosyltransferase 2-like has translation MVASVRVQKLLRRYKLAIAAALTILLIQGLVVWSLRSLEEGEAERKTRRSKLPDHNSQDPKREVVAWERKNALSVRSGARWSSRLESTGATAASALRRGTKRRGKHTIRVKVPLGQGVAVDGVPPHDPSSSRNFTDTRSGGEGAARLPPLVMPGEPGSVEGAPQAPSSDFVPKCDIMGKDALSALHRAGSRQCRQEIANIVCQHQAGQLMPRALPQFCPLHGFSSPVQTADELDNDLSKVENPVRVAFVLVVHGRAIRQLKRLIKAIYHRDHFYYIHVDKRSNYLHREVQQIAQQYPNVRATPWRMVTIWGGASLLKAYLRSMQDLLSMLDWNWDFFINLSATDFPTRTNDELVAFLSQHRDQNFLKSHGRENARFIKKQGLDRLFHECDNHMWRLGERTIPEGLEVSGGSDWFSLTRRFVEYVINSQDELVAGLKQFYTYALLPAESFFHTVLGNSHMCDSLVDNNLRVTNWNRKLGCKCQYKHIVDWCGCSPNDFKPQDLVRIQQLTRPTFFARKFESTVNQEAIDILDTHLYGHYAPGTVAIKAYWESLFELVDGVGSLSDVALTAYSSFFRLGLRSLDSSQTSLETCRYEPIGYPVSVHLYFYDERFQGYLVRQEVQKVGSRVRETVEVWAVPQATMQLENNLREFERLKNLEVGTEWDPKERIFRNFGGVIGPLDEPVAVQKWVRGPNLTATIVWIDPAQTVAASYDISVDVDTEYTQYKPPLQRPLRPGAWTVRVLRLWERVAEARFLVMPLAFKGREPLRQEEDSWLHAGPPGNLYLEQGFQQLRSVLKLPPQEPALQEAQQRAQLVGKPLEAWVDRTVGAFWVTGDLCSTLPSPGPCPSLGPCTKSTWSSLAPDPKSELGPVKGDGRIR, from the exons aggaaaACACGGCGGTCTAAGCTACCTGACCACAACAGCCAGGACCCCAAAAGGGAGGTGGTGGCCTGGGAGAGAAAGAACGCCTTGTCTGTGAGGAGCGGGGCCCGATGGAGCAGCAGGCTGGAGAGTACGGGGGCCACGGCCGCCAGCGCCCTCCGGAGGGGCACCAAGCGCCGGGGGAAGCATACCATCAGGGTGAAGGTGCCCCTGGGCCAGGGGGTAGCAGTTGATGGCGTTCCCCCCCATGACCCCTCCAGCAGCCGTAACTTCACTGATACccggagtggaggggagggggcgGCCAGACTACCCCCTCTAGTCATGCCAGGGGAACCGGGCAGCGTGGAGGGGGCGCCCCAAGCGCCCAGCAGCGACTTTGTGCCCAAGTGTGACATCATGGGCAAGGACGCCCTGTCGGCCCTGCACCGCGCTGGCTCTCGGCAGTGCCGGCAGGAGATCGCCAACATTGTGTGCCAGCATCAGGCCGGGCAGCTCATGCCAAGGGCACTGCCTCAGTTCTGCCCGCTGCACG GTTTTTCCAGCCCGGTACAGACAGCTGATGAGCTGGACAATGACCTGTCCAAGGTGGAGAACCCGGTCAGGGTGGCCTTCGTCCTGGTGGTCCACGGCCGGGCCATCAGGCAGCTCAAACGCCTCATCAAAGCCATATACCACCGAGACCACTTCTACTACATCCACGTGGACAAG CGTTCCAACTACTTGCATCGGGAGGTGCAGCAGATTGCCCAGCAGTACCCCAATGTGCGTGCCACGCCCTGGCGCATGGTGACCATCTGGGGAGGTGCCAGCCTGCTGAAGGCCTACCTGCGCAGCATGCAGGACCTGCTCTCCATGCTGGACTGGAATTGGGACTTCTTCATCAACCTCAGTGCCACTGACTTCCCCACCAG GACCAACGATGAACTGGTGGCTTTTCTGTCACAGCACAGAGACCAGAACTTCCTCAAGTCACATGGGCGGGAGAACGCGAG GTTCATAAAGAAACAGGGTCTGGACCGGCTGTTCCATGAGTGTGACAACCACATGTGGCGGCTGGGTGAGCGGACCATCCCAGAGGGCCTGGAGGTGTCTGGGGGCTCTGACTGGTTCTCCCTCACCAGGCGCTTCGTAGAGTATGTCATCAACTCCCAGGATGAGCTGGTGGCGGGCCTGAAACAGTTCTACACCTACGCCCTGCTCCCCGCTGAG TCCTTCTTCCACACAGTGCTGGGGAACAGTCACATGTGTGACTCTCTGGTGGACAACAACCTGCGTGTTACCAACTGGAACAGGAAGCTGGGCTGTAAGTGCCAGTACAAACACATAGTGGACTGGTGCGGCTGCTCTCCCAACGACTTCAAACCACAGGACCTCGTCAGGATACAG CAACTGACCCGGCCCACGTTCTTTGCCCGAAAGTTTGAGTCCACGGTGAACCAAGAGGCTATAGACATCCTGGACACCCACCTGTATGGACACTACGCCCCAGGGACGGTGGCCATCAAGGCCTACTGGGAGAGCCTGTTTGAGCTGGTGGACGGGGTGGGCTCCCTCAGTGACGTGGCCCTCACGGCCTACTCTTCCTTCTTCCGCCTGGGCCTCAGGAGCCTGGATAGCAGCCAGACCAGCCTGGAGACCTGCAG GTATGAGCCAATAGGCTACCCGGTGTCGGTGCACCTGTATTTCTACGACGAGCGTTTCCAGGGCTACTTGGTCCGTCAGGAGGTGCAGAAGGTGGGGTCAAGGGTCAGGGAAACGGTGGAGGTGTGGGCCGTGCCTCAGGCCACCATGCAGCTGGAGAACAACCTCAGGGAGTTTGAGAGGCTCAAgaacctggag GTGGGCACAGAGTGGGACCCCAAGGAGAGAATCTTCCGGAACTTCGGCGGTGTGATCGGGCCGCTGGACGAGCCGGTGGCGGTACAGAAATGGGTTCGGGGGCCCAACCTCACTGCCACCATTGTGTGGATCGACCCTGCCCAGACGGTGGCGGCGTCTTATGACATCAGTGTGGATGTGGACACAGAGTACACGCAGTACAAGCCCCCGCTGCAGCGGCCGCTCCGCCCCGGGGCCTGGACAGTCAGGGTGCTGAGGCTGTGGGAGCGCGTGGCTGAGGCTCGCTTCCTCGTCATGCCCCTGGCCTTCAAAGGACGGGAGCCACTACGCCAAG AGGAGGACAGCTGGCTGCACGCGGGGCCCCCAGGCAACCTGTACCTGGAGCAGGGCTTCCAGCAGCTGAGATCTGTTCTGAAGCTTCCCCCACAGGAGCCCGCCCTGCAGGAGGCCCAGCAGAGGGCCCAGCTGGTGGGCAAGCCCCTGGAAGCCTGGGTGGACCGCACCGTGGGGGCCTTCTGGGTGACCGGGGACCTGTGCTCCACCCTGCCCTCCCCGGGCCCCTGCCCTTCCCTTGGCCCCTGTACCAAGTCCACCTGGAGCTCCCTCGCCCCAGACCCTAAGTCAGAACTTGGCCCTGTCAAAGGTGACGGCCGGATCAGGTAG